A genomic region of Sulfobacillus acidophilus DSM 10332 contains the following coding sequences:
- a CDS encoding o-succinylbenzoate--CoA ligase (PFAM: AMP-binding enzyme~COGs: COG0318 Acyl-CoA synthetase (AMP-forming)/AMP-acid ligase II~InterPro IPR000873~KEGG: bbe:BBR47_20980 acyl-CoA synthetase~PFAM: AMP-dependent synthetase/ligase~PRIAM: o-succinylbenzoate--CoA ligase~SPTR: Long-chain-fatty-acid--CoA ligase) → MNEIWVRRNTLGDFFRRSARRDPLRVAVIYHNQSLTYREWNALVNRWAHGLAGYGIGPGDRVAIVGGNSLALASMAGALAKIGAVMVPINPSLTEEEMAYILHHAEISAVAADEGVVSRVDYALGDSPVKCRVILEGSVKGGWESVQAFDSMPSTEFWGSVADDDIAQILYTSGTESKPKGVMLTHRNVVDQCVSIILAGEFRSEDTVLHALPFFHSAQLNAFLWPFIYLGGTHVILNRPDPVQVLNAIETNQARVFFAPPTVWIGILRSPAFHPNRLRSLRTAIYGAAIMPLEILRELHEGMPWVRFYNMYGMTEVAPFATGLRPEDQLTHRISVGKPGINVEMTILRDDGSEAEPGEVGEIGLRTSHAFLGYFRDPERTKEAFRGGWYHTGDIGVIDAEGYLTVVDRKKDMIKTGGENVSSREVEDVFYRHPAIQECAAIGLPDPYWMEKVVLVAVLRPGLTVTEDELISWGREHLAGFKAPKQIVVRDHLPKNASGKILKRTIKAELTGA, encoded by the coding sequence ATGAATGAAATCTGGGTTCGACGTAATACGTTGGGAGATTTCTTTCGGCGCAGTGCCCGGCGAGATCCGTTGCGAGTTGCGGTGATTTATCACAATCAGTCGTTAACCTATAGGGAGTGGAACGCCCTCGTCAATCGTTGGGCTCATGGCTTGGCGGGCTACGGTATTGGCCCTGGCGATCGGGTGGCGATTGTCGGCGGCAATTCTCTTGCCTTAGCCTCTATGGCGGGGGCTTTGGCGAAAATCGGAGCCGTGATGGTGCCTATCAATCCTTCCCTGACGGAAGAGGAAATGGCCTACATCCTGCATCACGCAGAAATTTCGGCGGTCGCGGCGGATGAAGGGGTGGTCTCTCGGGTTGATTACGCGTTGGGTGATTCTCCCGTGAAATGCCGTGTGATTCTTGAAGGATCGGTAAAAGGGGGGTGGGAATCGGTTCAGGCTTTCGACTCGATGCCGTCAACCGAGTTTTGGGGATCGGTTGCCGATGACGATATTGCGCAGATTCTTTATACCAGCGGCACCGAATCGAAGCCTAAAGGGGTGATGCTGACCCATCGAAACGTCGTGGACCAATGTGTCAGTATCATATTAGCCGGGGAATTTCGCTCCGAGGATACCGTCTTGCATGCTCTGCCGTTTTTCCATAGTGCACAGTTAAATGCTTTTTTGTGGCCGTTTATTTATTTGGGGGGAACCCATGTGATATTAAATCGGCCCGATCCGGTACAGGTATTAAATGCGATTGAGACGAATCAGGCCCGGGTATTTTTTGCCCCGCCGACCGTTTGGATCGGCATCTTGCGTTCGCCCGCCTTTCACCCTAATCGCTTGCGGTCCTTGCGCACGGCCATTTATGGTGCGGCCATCATGCCACTGGAAATTCTGCGGGAGTTACATGAGGGAATGCCTTGGGTGCGGTTTTATAACATGTATGGGATGACTGAGGTGGCGCCGTTTGCGACAGGCCTTCGACCGGAGGATCAACTCACCCATCGGATTTCGGTGGGAAAGCCGGGGATTAACGTCGAAATGACGATTTTACGAGACGATGGATCAGAAGCCGAACCGGGTGAAGTCGGAGAAATCGGGTTACGCACCAGTCACGCGTTTTTAGGCTATTTCCGAGATCCTGAGCGGACGAAAGAGGCATTTCGCGGTGGATGGTATCATACAGGCGATATCGGGGTTATAGACGCCGAAGGCTATCTGACCGTGGTTGACCGCAAAAAAGACATGATCAAAACGGGCGGGGAAAACGTGTCGAGCCGGGAAGTGGAGGACGTCTTTTATCGTCATCCGGCGATTCAAGAATGTGCCGCAATCGGATTGCCGGACCCCTACTGGATGGAAAAAGTGGTGTTGGTAGCGGTTTTACGGCCCGGGCTAACGGTTACGGAAGATGAGCTAATTTCTTGGGGTCGCGAGCACTTGGCCGGATTTAAAGCGCCGAAACAGATTGTGGTGCGAGACCATTTGCCGAAAAATGCCAGCGGTAAAATTCTTAAGCGAACCATTAAAGCGGAACTGACGGGCGCTTAG
- a CDS encoding BioY protein (PFAM: BioY family~COGs: COG1268 conserved hypothetical protein~InterPro IPR003784~KEGG: tro:trd_A0767 BioY protein~PFAM: BioY protein~SPTR: BioY protein) → MLQTERMPITAALWPLKKNIAGQVALVVAGSLLVALLAQVSIPLPFTPVPVTGQTLGVLLVGGALGSRLGAASLALYLGEGAIGLPVFAGGVGGLPVGPTGGYLVGFVLMAYVVGYLAERGWDRSWGRSFLAMVLGEIVLYAVALPWLGLFVGMHRVLALGFLPFISGDALKMMIAGGLFPAAWKLVGSRPSQPDA, encoded by the coding sequence ATGTTGCAGACGGAACGGATGCCGATTACGGCGGCATTATGGCCCCTGAAAAAAAATATCGCCGGGCAAGTGGCGCTCGTGGTGGCCGGGAGTTTGTTGGTAGCGTTACTGGCCCAAGTCAGTATCCCGCTGCCGTTTACCCCGGTGCCGGTTACCGGACAAACGCTCGGCGTGTTATTGGTCGGCGGGGCCCTCGGTAGCCGCTTAGGCGCTGCGAGCCTTGCCCTCTATTTAGGGGAAGGTGCCATTGGTCTACCCGTGTTTGCCGGTGGTGTCGGCGGGCTGCCGGTCGGCCCCACGGGAGGGTACCTGGTCGGCTTTGTGCTGATGGCCTATGTGGTAGGGTATCTTGCCGAACGAGGATGGGATCGCAGTTGGGGCCGTTCTTTTTTGGCGATGGTGCTAGGCGAAATCGTCCTGTATGCGGTGGCATTGCCCTGGTTGGGCCTTTTTGTCGGCATGCACCGGGTGCTGGCGCTCGGCTTTTTACCCTTTATTTCCGGGGATGCGCTGAAAATGATGATTGCCGGCGGCTTATTTCCGGCCGCCTGGAAACTGGTCGGCAGTCGTCCGAGCCAACCCGACGCGTAA
- a CDS encoding acetyl-CoA hydrolase/transferase (PFAM: Acetyl-CoA hydrolase/transferase N-terminal domain~COGs: COG0427 Acetyl-CoA hydrolase~InterPro IPR003702~KEGG: cpb:Cphamn1_2513 acetyl-CoA hydrolase/transferase~PFAM: Acetyl-CoA hydrolase/transferase~SPTR: Acetyl-CoA hydrolase/transferase), translated as MVSDIMEAMAVIRSGDQIYCQGMASTPTRLLAALAERARQLTDVRLYHLHMEGPMPQVAPELAGHLKDISFFVGKNLRQAVNEGRAYYLPLFLSDIPWFLTRPDFHLKAALIHVSPPDHHGFVSLGPTIDATLTAIQQAEVVIAQINPHVPRTLGWAHLPVSAIDYAITVDDPLPDIRPEPLTDIDRRIGFYVASLIEDRATLQLGIGKIPDAVLAQLTHHQDLGIHSEMIADGVKKLAEAGVITGRYKALDVGQIVSTFALGSQELYAFLDDNPSVAMRPVDYTNSTAIIRQQPRMTSINSAVEVDITGQVAAESVGSRIISGVGGQMDFVRGASLAPHGKSIIALPSRTARGEARIVPTLKPAAGVTTTRNHVQYVVTEYGIAGLHGKTLDERAEALIRIAHPDDRDRLWQAARDMIPGFRGMSG; from the coding sequence ATGGTATCGGACATCATGGAGGCCATGGCGGTCATTCGGTCCGGCGACCAGATTTATTGCCAAGGGATGGCCTCGACGCCGACTCGCCTATTGGCCGCTTTGGCGGAACGGGCCCGGCAGTTAACGGATGTGCGTCTTTATCATTTACATATGGAAGGACCGATGCCGCAAGTGGCGCCGGAATTGGCCGGCCATCTGAAGGACATATCGTTTTTCGTGGGAAAAAATCTTCGCCAAGCGGTGAATGAAGGGCGCGCCTATTACCTGCCGTTATTTTTGTCGGATATTCCCTGGTTTCTGACCCGCCCGGATTTTCACCTAAAAGCTGCCTTGATTCATGTCAGTCCGCCCGATCATCATGGATTCGTCAGCCTGGGACCGACGATCGACGCGACTCTGACTGCTATTCAGCAGGCGGAGGTGGTCATTGCGCAAATAAATCCCCACGTACCGCGCACGTTAGGGTGGGCGCATTTGCCGGTATCGGCCATCGACTATGCGATAACCGTCGACGATCCGTTACCGGATATTCGTCCCGAACCGTTGACGGACATCGACCGCCGGATTGGCTTTTATGTGGCCTCGTTAATCGAGGATCGGGCGACCCTGCAATTAGGTATCGGGAAAATCCCGGATGCGGTGTTGGCGCAATTAACCCATCACCAGGATCTCGGCATTCATAGCGAAATGATCGCCGACGGTGTGAAAAAGCTGGCGGAAGCGGGAGTGATTACCGGACGGTACAAGGCTCTCGATGTGGGCCAGATTGTCTCCACGTTTGCGCTCGGTAGTCAGGAGCTTTATGCGTTTTTAGACGACAATCCGTCGGTAGCCATGCGCCCGGTGGATTATACCAATAGTACCGCCATTATCCGGCAGCAACCGCGCATGACGTCCATTAACTCGGCCGTGGAAGTCGACATCACAGGGCAAGTGGCCGCGGAGTCGGTAGGATCCCGCATTATTTCCGGGGTCGGCGGACAGATGGATTTTGTCCGTGGAGCCAGTTTGGCCCCTCACGGCAAATCGATCATTGCCTTGCCGTCTCGAACCGCCCGCGGTGAAGCCCGGATCGTCCCGACCCTCAAGCCGGCCGCCGGCGTGACGACCACCCGTAATCACGTGCAGTATGTCGTAACGGAATACGGTATTGCGGGACTTCATGGGAAAACGTTGGACGAACGGGCAGAGGCCCTCATTCGCATTGCGCATCCCGACGATCGGGACCGTCTTTGGCAGGCGGCCCGCGACATGATTCCAGGCTTTCGGGGGATGAGCGGGTGA
- a CDS encoding transcriptional regulator, TetR family (PFAM: Bacterial regulatory proteins, tetR family~InterPro IPR001647~KEGG: ctc:CTC00079 TetR family transcriptional regulator~PFAM: Transcriptional regulator, TetR-like, DNA-binding, bacterial/archaeal~SPTR: Transcriptional regulator, tetR family), protein MKTGAEKTRDLILAAALKEFAESGFDRTTMDAIAVRAGVAKGSIYYHFPSKDELWGALFHSRAGRLAELTRAVTGDDGADLVGVLRAWVDYFWAERDFLELLLSEAWRNQEREALVAELLYRVIEPVLPLLGGDSKGELWGYALFGAIAVPALHAMKSNSPQTMLDPLIERLAPLFAR, encoded by the coding sequence GTGAAAACCGGGGCGGAGAAGACCCGCGACCTCATTTTGGCCGCGGCGTTAAAAGAATTTGCCGAAAGCGGGTTTGACCGCACGACCATGGACGCCATTGCGGTGCGTGCCGGGGTGGCTAAGGGTTCGATATATTATCATTTTCCGTCAAAAGACGAGTTATGGGGGGCGTTATTTCATAGCCGGGCAGGACGCCTGGCGGAACTGACGCGGGCGGTAACGGGGGACGATGGGGCCGACTTGGTCGGGGTTTTACGCGCCTGGGTGGATTATTTTTGGGCCGAGCGCGATTTTTTGGAGTTGTTGCTGAGCGAGGCATGGCGCAATCAAGAGCGGGAAGCCCTGGTCGCCGAACTGCTTTACCGGGTGATTGAGCCGGTGTTACCGTTGCTGGGCGGCGATTCGAAGGGCGAACTGTGGGGCTATGCCCTCTTCGGCGCCATTGCGGTCCCTGCTTTACATGCAATGAAATCGAACAGCCCGCAAACAATGTTAGACCCCTTGATTGAACGGTTGGCTCCGCTTTTTGCGCGCTAA
- a CDS encoding hypothetical protein (PFAM: Peptidase A4 family~KEGG: afo:Afer_1170 hypothetical protein~SPTR: Putative uncharacterized protein): protein MSMLGKTIGLLGIASLGVWVFHLGQPTVSDVTHPIAIQPIHWIQPAKTVPVATNISTVASAPSLNWAGVVQTGNQETRVSAAWITPGWAAGTTANPNSAIAEWVGLGGLNSPSLIQVGTMTAPDNNGNPVTTAFWEVLPAAAHQTVVIPTGTRVTAAIIPLGNDSWRLLLTGQGYNQPIVNQVVHLTPSQAAGIETSADWITEAPTAANGSVLPLAPVASTTMTNVEANGIPLSQMNPNSLEAINLQGSDGQVMAQVASDGGSTNQITVDTAYGQSIPVSYPSNPIVNGYSNSNGWTIQVTIPGWSGGWGWGNYHHGWGWSWGW from the coding sequence ATGTCCATGTTGGGAAAAACCATCGGGCTTTTAGGAATCGCATCGCTCGGCGTCTGGGTATTTCACCTGGGGCAGCCGACGGTGTCTGACGTCACCCATCCCATTGCCATTCAACCGATCCACTGGATACAACCGGCAAAAACCGTGCCGGTCGCAACCAATATCAGTACCGTGGCTAGTGCACCCTCGCTCAACTGGGCGGGAGTGGTTCAAACCGGAAATCAAGAAACGCGGGTATCGGCCGCCTGGATAACACCCGGATGGGCCGCAGGGACGACGGCCAATCCGAATAGCGCAATCGCCGAATGGGTCGGATTAGGCGGATTAAACTCGCCTTCGTTGATTCAGGTGGGAACGATGACCGCACCGGATAATAACGGAAATCCGGTAACGACCGCGTTTTGGGAAGTGCTGCCCGCCGCAGCCCACCAAACCGTCGTCATTCCTACCGGCACCCGGGTCACGGCCGCGATTATCCCGCTAGGCAACGATAGTTGGCGACTCCTCTTGACCGGCCAGGGCTATAACCAGCCCATCGTGAATCAAGTGGTCCATTTAACCCCCTCGCAGGCGGCCGGAATCGAAACGTCGGCCGATTGGATCACGGAGGCGCCAACCGCTGCCAACGGTAGCGTTTTGCCATTGGCGCCTGTCGCCAGTACGACCATGACAAACGTTGAAGCGAACGGGATTCCGCTCTCGCAAATGAATCCGAATTCGTTGGAAGCCATCAATCTTCAAGGGTCGGACGGTCAAGTGATGGCTCAAGTGGCGTCCGATGGCGGTTCGACAAACCAGATTACGGTGGATACCGCCTATGGCCAGTCCATTCCGGTCTCCTATCCGTCCAATCCCATCGTCAACGGCTATAGCAATTCCAACGGATGGACCATTCAAGTCACCATTCCGGGTTGGTCAGGCGGATGGGGCTGGGGAAACTATCATCACGGCTGGGGTTGGAGCTGGGGCTGGTAA
- a CDS encoding thiol peroxidase (atypical 2-Cys peroxiredoxin) (PFAM: Redoxin~COGs: COG2077 Peroxiredoxin~HAMAP: thiol peroxidase~InterPro IPR013740~KEGG: gme:Gmet_0183 thiol peroxidase (atypical 2-Cys peroxiredoxin)~PFAM: Redoxin~SPTR: Thiol peroxidase (Atypical 2-Cys peroxiredoxin)) produces the protein MSVTERPQAVTFKGNGVTLLGPEIQVGQAAPAFSLPNTDLAPVSLADFKNQVVLLTSVPSLDTPVCDLETRRFHEAVGALGQGVQLVTVSMDLPFAQKRWCGANGIDRVMTLSDYRDHAFGHAYGVYIKELGLLARAVFVIDGDGMVRYVEYVPEVTHEPQYDAALNTVKALLG, from the coding sequence ATGTCCGTGACGGAACGACCCCAAGCCGTGACATTTAAAGGGAACGGGGTTACGTTATTAGGCCCCGAGATTCAAGTCGGACAAGCGGCTCCCGCCTTTTCGCTGCCCAATACCGATTTGGCGCCGGTTTCGCTGGCCGACTTTAAAAACCAGGTGGTGCTGTTGACGTCCGTGCCGTCGTTGGATACGCCGGTATGCGATTTGGAAACCCGCCGGTTTCATGAAGCGGTCGGCGCCCTGGGGCAAGGCGTCCAATTGGTGACCGTGTCCATGGATTTGCCGTTTGCCCAAAAACGTTGGTGTGGAGCCAACGGGATTGACCGTGTGATGACGCTGAGCGATTACCGAGACCATGCCTTCGGTCACGCCTATGGAGTCTATATCAAGGAATTGGGGCTCTTGGCCCGTGCGGTATTTGTAATCGATGGCGACGGGATGGTCCGCTATGTCGAATATGTACCCGAAGTCACCCATGAACCGCAATATGATGCCGCGTTAAACACGGTCAAAGCGTTATTAGGCTAA
- a CDS encoding hypothetical protein (PFAM: Prolyl oligopeptidase family~COGs: COG1506 Dipeptidyl aminopeptidase/acylaminoacyl-peptidase~KEGG: aac:Aaci_2807 hypothetical protein~SPTR: Putative uncharacterized protein), with product MIFPSLKPRRRIRWVRWVFGLVVILAVISVGLGVLVGWKLTHPARDPVVSSPINWGMPYQTIRFPSAQGNLRLHGWWIPATHPAGITVVLAHGYDTNREEDGVPLLAIAHALDQMGANVLMFDFRGEGRSPGSLVSIGYYEQWDLLGAVRYAHQRANTPVVVMGYSMGASTAILTAAHTRLVSAVIADSPFANLKTYLEHHLSVWTHLPSFPFNAIILGLLPPITHVNPGAVNPLGEVSALGHRPLLLIAGTGDTYIPDHNAIALYQKARQTDPAARLWLVPNANHVQAFKVDPVAYLAHIYQVLKAVDRHVRPPTVNVGF from the coding sequence ATGATTTTCCCATCCCTAAAACCCCGCCGGCGTATCCGCTGGGTGCGCTGGGTCTTCGGTCTGGTCGTCATCCTGGCGGTCATTAGCGTAGGATTAGGCGTATTGGTGGGATGGAAGTTAACCCACCCCGCCCGTGATCCGGTCGTCAGTTCCCCAATCAATTGGGGCATGCCCTACCAAACCATCCGATTTCCTAGCGCCCAAGGCAATCTCCGTCTTCATGGGTGGTGGATCCCGGCCACTCACCCGGCAGGCATTACGGTCGTCTTGGCACACGGCTATGACACGAACCGGGAAGAAGACGGCGTGCCGCTTTTAGCCATCGCCCACGCGCTTGATCAAATGGGAGCCAATGTATTGATGTTCGATTTTCGTGGCGAAGGCCGTTCACCGGGATCGCTCGTGTCGATTGGCTATTATGAACAATGGGATTTGTTGGGAGCCGTTCGGTACGCCCACCAACGGGCCAATACGCCGGTAGTGGTCATGGGCTATTCGATGGGGGCCTCGACCGCCATTTTAACGGCGGCTCATACCCGACTTGTGTCGGCGGTGATAGCCGACAGCCCCTTCGCCAATCTCAAAACCTATTTGGAACACCATCTGTCCGTCTGGACGCATCTACCCTCATTTCCCTTCAATGCCATTATTCTCGGGTTATTGCCCCCCATCACACACGTCAATCCCGGTGCCGTAAATCCCTTGGGCGAGGTGTCCGCCCTGGGTCATCGCCCCCTGTTGCTCATTGCGGGTACCGGCGATACGTATATCCCCGACCATAACGCCATAGCCCTCTATCAAAAAGCTCGCCAAACCGATCCGGCGGCCCGGCTATGGCTCGTCCCAAACGCCAATCATGTGCAGGCCTTTAAAGTCGATCCGGTGGCTTACCTGGCCCATATCTATCAAGTGTTGAAGGCCGTAGACCGGCATGTCCGTCCGCCGACCGTTAATGTCGGGTTTTAA
- a CDS encoding histidine kinase (PFAM: Histidine kinase-, DNA gyrase B-, and HSP90-like ATPase; His Kinase A (phosphoacceptor) domain~COGs: COG0642 Signal transduction histidine kinase~InterPro IPR003661:IPR003594~KEGG: sur:STAUR_0773 sensor protein~PFAM: ATP-binding region, ATPase-like; Signal transduction histidine kinase, subgroup 1, dimerisation/phosphoacceptor region~SMART: ATP-binding region, ATPase-like; Signal transduction histidine kinase, subgroup 1, dimerisation/phosphoacceptor region~SPTR: Probable two-component sensor) translates to MTQMYSPVPINPERLIRQIRESLERAGLSVLEVSWHDTRPDATGDVIFLGSGWVILTWGGERASPGIVRELVQNQYLYYQQQFFQQMLIHELRNPLAVLSGQMELLQREVTLPILRREAIGAAIERMVALLDQSLPAGLSLSRHRVAFYRLWLEEQALLTYITDPQNIRLIYAGEQLEVFTDLPKLQQIYHNLLRNAIEAALPGDQIVTRVVSQPEGVMLLVQNPRLVGTEVDVAAFQPFVSSKGEGHQGMGLAVCRHLAALLGAEIGYHPDSGFWVRLPGSPSD, encoded by the coding sequence ATGACGCAAATGTATAGCCCAGTACCCATCAACCCCGAACGCCTCATCCGACAAATCCGCGAAAGTCTAGAACGAGCGGGTCTGTCGGTACTTGAGGTGTCTTGGCATGATACACGGCCCGATGCCACCGGGGACGTCATTTTTTTGGGCAGTGGATGGGTCATACTTACGTGGGGAGGCGAGCGGGCATCGCCCGGGATCGTACGTGAACTGGTGCAAAACCAATACCTGTACTATCAACAGCAATTTTTTCAGCAAATGTTGATTCATGAATTAAGAAATCCGCTCGCCGTGTTGTCAGGACAAATGGAATTATTACAGCGGGAGGTGACATTGCCCATCCTGCGCCGTGAGGCCATCGGGGCAGCCATTGAGCGTATGGTGGCTTTGTTGGATCAAAGTTTGCCGGCGGGTCTTTCGCTATCTCGTCATCGGGTGGCGTTTTATCGGCTTTGGTTAGAAGAACAGGCCCTTCTAACATATATTACGGACCCTCAAAACATTCGGCTGATCTATGCCGGAGAGCAGCTCGAGGTATTCACTGATCTACCTAAGCTCCAGCAAATTTACCATAATCTCCTCCGCAACGCGATTGAAGCGGCCTTACCGGGAGATCAAATCGTCACCCGGGTGGTCAGCCAGCCGGAGGGGGTCATGCTTTTGGTGCAAAATCCGCGACTGGTTGGGACAGAAGTGGATGTAGCGGCCTTTCAACCGTTTGTCAGCAGTAAAGGAGAGGGCCATCAAGGGATGGGGCTGGCGGTATGCCGCCATCTCGCGGCGCTCTTGGGTGCCGAAATCGGTTATCACCCGGATTCAGGGTTTTGGGTGCGATTGCCGGGTTCGCCCTCGGATTAG